The genomic segment TTTGAATCTTTCTTCAACACTCCCTCTCCAATGTTGTCCTCTTACAATTCCTTGTTCAATTGGGATTCCAATGCTTATCGACCAGCGATTGATTTGTTTGAAGATGAAGAAAACTACTTCGTCCAAGCAGAACTCCCTGGATTTGACCGCAAGGAAATCACTGTGGAGTTGGAGAAGGACCGCCTCGTACTCAAAGGGGCACGTCAAATAGCCGAAAAGGGTGAATCCTCCGAGGTTACCTTCCATCGTTCTGTTTCGCTGCCGGATTCGGTGAAATCCGAAAAGGTCGCAGCCA from the Verrucomicrobiota bacterium genome contains:
- a CDS encoding Hsp20/alpha crystallin family protein; translated protein: MKYLTRRYPNTNHQLWGDFESFFNTPSPMLSSYNSLFNWDSNAYRPAIDLFEDEENYFVQAELPGFDRKEITVELEKDRLVLKGARQIAEKGESSEVTFHRSVSLPDSVKSEKVAAKYDNGVLTVTIPKAEPTKPLQIEVKS